From one Gallionella capsiferriformans ES-2 genomic stretch:
- a CDS encoding type 1 glutamine amidotransferase — protein MKPIAIFRHVAFEGPGFLAEFLDARNIPWQLIAIDEGEAVPKASADYSGLVFMGGPMSVNDDLPWIAQELDLILDAVAGNIPVLGHCLGGQLISKALGGVVSKNPVVEIGWGPVAVADTESARCWLGELRVFDAFHWHGETFSLPAGATRLLSGAYCANQGYTLGPHLALQCHIEMTSALIASWCEAGAAEIKANLGSPAVQSSELMQQRANLPQLHAVAERLYTQWISALAG, from the coding sequence ATGAAGCCCATCGCCATCTTTCGTCATGTCGCCTTCGAGGGGCCGGGTTTTCTGGCTGAGTTTCTGGATGCCAGAAATATCCCGTGGCAGTTGATCGCCATTGACGAAGGTGAGGCTGTGCCTAAGGCATCCGCGGATTATTCCGGACTGGTTTTCATGGGCGGGCCGATGAGTGTCAACGATGATCTGCCGTGGATTGCACAGGAACTCGATCTGATACTTGATGCGGTGGCGGGCAATATTCCCGTGCTGGGCCATTGTCTGGGCGGGCAGCTGATCTCTAAGGCGCTGGGCGGCGTTGTATCGAAAAATCCGGTTGTGGAAATCGGCTGGGGCCCCGTTGCAGTAGCCGATACGGAATCTGCGCGATGCTGGCTGGGCGAGTTACGCGTTTTTGATGCGTTTCACTGGCATGGTGAAACGTTTAGTCTGCCGGCTGGCGCCACCCGCTTATTGAGCGGCGCCTATTGCGCCAATCAGGGCTATACCCTGGGTCCGCATCTTGCCTTGCAGTGTCATATTGAAATGACATCTGCATTGATTGCCAGCTGGTGCGAGGCGGGCGCAGCAGAAATCAAGGCTAATCTCGGCAGTCCCGCCGTGCAATCGTCAGAACTCATGCAGCAACGGGCGAATTTGCCGCAATTGCACGCGGTAGCTGAGCGGCTCTATACGCAATGGATCAGCGCGCTGGCTGGCTGA
- a CDS encoding exodeoxyribonuclease VII small subunit has translation MTGKTHKAQGYESAMAELEEIVADMEAGKLSLEDSLTAYKRGAELLTFCRARLEDAQQQVRVLEEGILKELPAGEA, from the coding sequence ATGACCGGAAAAACTCACAAGGCTCAGGGTTACGAATCAGCCATGGCTGAGCTCGAAGAAATTGTCGCGGACATGGAGGCGGGGAAGCTATCGCTGGAAGACTCATTGACGGCTTATAAGCGGGGGGCGGAGTTGCTGACATTTTGTCGCGCTCGCTTGGAAGATGCGCAGCAGCAGGTGCGCGTTCTCGAAGAGGGAATTTTGAAAGAATTACCAGCAGGAGAAGCGTAA
- a CDS encoding polyprenyl synthetase family protein — protein sequence MTADFSAWAAERQAAFEEVLRRVLPQPEVSPQRLHQAMRYAVLEGGKRVRPLLAFAAGELTGADIARVDIVAASVELIHAYSLVHDDMPCMDDDVLRRGKPTCHVQYDEATALLVGDSLQTLAFQLLTEHRLSDGPQQQMAMIRLLASASGSRGMAGGQAIDLDSVGKSLTLPELENMHIHKTGALIRAAVLLGAQCGAVSPVQLACLDHYAKCVGLAFQVVDDVLDAEADTATLGKTAGKDADNDKPTYVTLLGVTAAREMANNLHREALESLAEFGDAAQRLRELADFIVLRKF from the coding sequence ATGACAGCTGATTTTTCAGCTTGGGCCGCAGAGCGGCAAGCCGCGTTCGAAGAGGTGTTGCGCCGTGTGTTGCCGCAACCTGAGGTGTCGCCGCAACGTCTGCATCAGGCGATGCGCTACGCCGTTCTCGAAGGAGGCAAGCGCGTGCGTCCTTTGCTGGCTTTCGCGGCCGGCGAGCTGACAGGTGCGGATATTGCGCGTGTGGACATCGTTGCGGCGTCGGTGGAGCTGATCCATGCCTATTCACTGGTGCACGATGATATGCCGTGCATGGATGACGATGTGCTACGCCGTGGCAAGCCTACTTGTCATGTGCAATATGACGAGGCGACCGCATTGCTGGTCGGCGACAGTCTGCAAACGCTGGCTTTTCAGTTGCTCACTGAGCATCGTTTGAGTGACGGGCCGCAGCAGCAGATGGCCATGATCCGTCTGCTGGCCAGTGCATCCGGTTCACGCGGCATGGCAGGCGGCCAAGCGATTGATCTGGATAGTGTCGGCAAGTCGTTGACGCTGCCTGAACTGGAAAATATGCATATCCATAAAACCGGTGCGTTGATACGCGCAGCCGTTTTGCTGGGCGCACAGTGTGGAGCCGTGTCCCCCGTGCAACTCGCCTGCCTTGACCATTACGCCAAATGCGTAGGGCTCGCGTTTCAGGTTGTCGACGATGTGCTCGATGCGGAAGCCGATACGGCGACCTTGGGCAAGACCGCAGGCAAGGACGCCGATAACGACAAGCCGACCTATGTGACCCTGCTGGGTGTGACGGCCGCTCGCGAGATGGCGAATAATCTGCACCGCGAGGCGCTCGAGAGTCTGGCGGAGTTCGGGGATGCAGCCCAACGTCTGCGTGAATTGGCCGATTTTATTGTGTTGCGTAAGTTCTGA
- the folE2 gene encoding GTP cyclohydrolase FolE2, translating into MNNTAPIPDVQSSADLRHIAINRVGIKGIRHPVKVQDKSVGVQHTIATFNMYVHLPHNFKGTHMSRFVEILNRHEREISVESYESILREMVVLLEAESGYIEMSFPYFVNKTAPVSGVQSLLDYDVTLIGEMKDGKASVTMKVLVPVTSLCPCSKKISDRGAHNQRSHVTITLRTNSFVWIEDVVRIAEEQASCELYGLLKRPDEKYVTERAYDNPKFVEDMVRDVAAVLNADARIDAYVVESENFESIHNHSAYALIERDKTNG; encoded by the coding sequence ATGAATAACACGGCCCCTATTCCTGACGTGCAAAGTTCAGCTGATTTGCGCCATATCGCGATCAACCGTGTGGGCATCAAAGGTATCCGTCATCCGGTCAAGGTGCAGGACAAGAGCGTCGGGGTGCAGCACACCATCGCCACCTTTAACATGTACGTGCACCTGCCGCACAATTTCAAGGGCACGCATATGTCGCGCTTTGTCGAGATTCTCAACCGGCATGAGCGGGAGATTTCCGTCGAGTCATACGAGAGTATCCTGCGCGAAATGGTGGTGTTGCTCGAGGCGGAATCCGGCTACATCGAGATGAGTTTCCCGTATTTCGTCAATAAGACCGCACCGGTTTCCGGCGTGCAAAGTCTGCTCGATTACGATGTGACCTTGATCGGTGAAATGAAAGACGGAAAAGCCAGCGTGACCATGAAAGTCCTGGTGCCGGTGACCAGTCTGTGTCCGTGTTCGAAGAAGATTTCCGATCGCGGTGCGCACAATCAGCGCTCGCATGTGACCATCACGCTGCGCACCAACAGTTTTGTCTGGATTGAAGACGTGGTGCGCATCGCAGAAGAGCAGGCCTCTTGCGAGCTGTATGGGCTGCTCAAACGCCCTGATGAAAAATATGTCACCGAACGTGCCTACGACAATCCAAAGTTTGTCGAAGACATGGTGCGTGACGTGGCCGCCGTGCTCAATGCCGACGCGCGCATCGATGCCTATGTCGTCGAGTCTGAAAATTTTGAGTCTATTCATAACCATTCGGCCTATGCATTGATCGAGCGGGACAAGACCAATGGGTAA
- the dxs gene encoding 1-deoxy-D-xylulose-5-phosphate synthase has translation MYSLLDTIDTPEALRALSREQLPQLARELREFLVESVSKTGGHLSSNLGTVELTIALHTVFNTPEDRLVWDVGHQTYVHKILTGRRAAMSGLRMEGGIAGFPKREESPYDTFGTGHSSTSISAALGMAVAAQLSGSARRSVAIIGDGAMTGGMAFEALNNAGAMNANLLVILNDNDMSISRPVGALNNYLAKLMSGRFYAAMRRGSEKVLKGMPPVLEFAKRAEEHVKGMVIPGTMFEEFGFNYIGPIDGHDLNALIDTLSNIRQLEGPQFLHVVTQKGKGYTLAEEDCLLYHGVSKFDRTNGIVPKPSGNPSYTQVFGQWLCDIAAEDARVVGITPAMCEGSGMGEFAEKYPQRYFDVGIAEQHALTFAAGLACDGYKPVVAIYSTFLQRAYDQLIHDIAIQKLPVILAIDRGGLVGADGATHAGSFDLSFLRCIPNMTVMAPSDENECRQMLYTAMTLDTPTAVRYPRGVGPGVAVCNEMQALPVGKAEVRREGVRVAILAFGSMLAPALIAGEQLDATVVNMRFVKPLDAELLHRMASAHELVVTVEENTVQGGAGSAVAECLAEAGIAVNLLHLGLPDRFIDQGDPVKMLADCGLDSAGIIVAINKLTK, from the coding sequence ATGTATTCACTGCTCGATACCATCGATACCCCCGAGGCCTTGCGCGCCCTGAGCCGCGAGCAACTACCGCAACTGGCGCGAGAATTACGCGAATTTCTGGTCGAATCGGTCAGCAAGACCGGCGGCCATTTGTCTTCCAACCTCGGTACGGTCGAACTGACCATCGCGTTGCATACGGTGTTCAATACCCCTGAAGACCGTCTGGTGTGGGATGTTGGTCATCAGACCTATGTGCATAAAATTTTGACCGGACGGCGCGCTGCGATGAGCGGCCTGCGCATGGAAGGCGGGATCGCAGGTTTCCCCAAGCGTGAGGAAAGCCCCTACGACACCTTCGGCACCGGGCATTCGAGCACCTCGATTTCCGCAGCCTTAGGCATGGCGGTGGCCGCGCAATTGTCAGGTTCAGCCAGACGTTCGGTTGCGATCATCGGCGATGGTGCGATGACGGGCGGGATGGCGTTTGAGGCGCTCAACAATGCGGGGGCGATGAACGCCAACCTGCTGGTGATCCTGAACGACAACGATATGTCCATTTCGCGCCCGGTTGGCGCACTGAATAATTATCTGGCCAAGTTGATGTCGGGGCGTTTTTACGCGGCAATGCGGCGCGGCAGCGAGAAAGTGTTGAAAGGCATGCCGCCTGTGCTGGAATTTGCCAAGCGCGCCGAAGAGCACGTCAAAGGGATGGTGATTCCCGGCACGATGTTCGAGGAGTTCGGTTTTAACTATATCGGCCCTATCGATGGACACGATCTGAATGCGCTGATCGATACCTTGAGCAATATCCGCCAGCTGGAAGGCCCGCAGTTTTTGCATGTCGTCACGCAAAAAGGCAAAGGTTATACGCTGGCCGAAGAGGATTGCCTGCTGTATCACGGCGTGAGTAAATTCGATCGCACCAACGGGATCGTACCTAAACCGTCAGGCAATCCTTCCTACACTCAAGTGTTCGGTCAATGGCTGTGCGATATCGCGGCCGAGGACGCGCGGGTCGTCGGCATTACGCCTGCGATGTGCGAAGGCTCCGGTATGGGGGAATTCGCTGAAAAATATCCTCAGCGTTATTTCGATGTGGGGATCGCCGAGCAGCATGCGTTAACCTTTGCGGCTGGCTTAGCCTGCGATGGTTACAAGCCGGTGGTGGCGATTTATTCGACCTTTTTACAACGCGCTTATGATCAACTGATACACGATATCGCGATCCAGAAATTGCCCGTTATACTGGCGATCGATCGCGGCGGACTGGTGGGGGCGGATGGTGCGACCCACGCCGGCAGTTTCGATCTGTCATTTCTGCGCTGTATTCCGAACATGACAGTCATGGCGCCCTCTGATGAGAACGAGTGTCGTCAGATGCTCTATACCGCCATGACACTCGATACGCCAACTGCGGTGCGTTATCCGCGCGGTGTAGGGCCGGGCGTCGCGGTATGCAACGAGATGCAGGCGTTGCCGGTAGGCAAAGCCGAAGTGCGCCGTGAAGGGGTGCGCGTTGCGATACTGGCTTTCGGTTCGATGCTGGCGCCGGCCTTGATTGCGGGCGAGCAACTGGACGCGACAGTTGTCAATATGCGCTTCGTTAAGCCGCTGGATGCCGAATTGCTGCATCGTATGGCCAGTGCGCATGAATTGGTGGTCACGGTGGAAGAAAACACGGTGCAGGGCGGTGCGGGCAGCGCAGTTGCTGAGTGCCTGGCCGAGGCGGGTATCGCAGTGAACTTGCTGCATCTGGGTTTGCCGGATCGCTTTATCGATCAGGGTGATCCTGTCAAAATGCTGGCCGATTGCGGCTTGGACAGCGCGGGTATCATTGTTGCAATCAATAAATTGACCAAGTAA
- a CDS encoding aromatic ring-hydroxylating oxygenase subunit alpha has translation MSNIVTQLSPSQVQPPLGWYFDPKILELEQRVLFEHGPKYVGHELMVPNLGDYQVLRNEAQMLVRNPNGVELLSNICRHRQATMLSGRGNAQHIVCPLHRWTYKTDGELLGAPHFPENPCLHLNKSPLQNWNGMLFSGERDIARDLARVGVMEDLDFSGYMLDRVQVDEYAFNWKTFIEVYLEDYHVVPFHPGLGNFVDCDDLKWEFGEQYSVQTVGIKNALKKVGSAAYGDWQEQVLRYHGGKLPKYGAIWLTYYPNIMVEWYPGTLVISTLVPRGAEACTNIVEFYYLEDIVLFERDYVEAEQRAYNETAIEDDIICLRMNQGRRSLYQRGIEEHGPYQSPTEDGMLHFHEYLRRNLAQHL, from the coding sequence TTGTCCAATATCGTCACTCAACTTAGTCCATCCCAGGTTCAACCGCCGCTCGGCTGGTACTTCGATCCAAAGATTCTGGAGCTAGAACAACGCGTGCTGTTTGAGCACGGACCCAAGTATGTTGGCCACGAATTGATGGTACCGAACCTCGGCGACTATCAGGTATTGCGCAACGAAGCGCAAATGCTGGTTCGCAACCCGAATGGCGTGGAGTTACTGTCTAACATCTGCCGCCACCGTCAGGCGACCATGCTCTCGGGTCGCGGCAATGCACAACACATCGTCTGCCCGCTGCATCGCTGGACCTATAAGACCGATGGCGAATTGCTGGGCGCACCGCATTTCCCTGAAAATCCCTGCTTGCACCTGAACAAATCGCCGCTGCAAAACTGGAACGGCATGCTGTTTTCAGGCGAACGCGACATCGCACGCGACTTGGCCCGTGTCGGCGTGATGGAGGATCTGGATTTTTCAGGTTATATGCTCGATCGCGTGCAAGTGGACGAATATGCTTTCAACTGGAAAACCTTCATCGAAGTGTATCTGGAAGACTACCATGTGGTTCCGTTTCACCCGGGACTGGGCAATTTCGTCGATTGCGATGATCTAAAATGGGAGTTTGGTGAACAGTACAGCGTACAAACCGTCGGCATCAAAAATGCGTTAAAGAAGGTCGGCAGCGCCGCCTATGGCGACTGGCAAGAACAAGTACTCCGCTACCACGGCGGGAAGCTGCCCAAATACGGCGCAATCTGGCTGACTTATTACCCGAACATCATGGTCGAGTGGTATCCGGGCACGTTAGTCATCAGCACGCTGGTACCGCGCGGCGCGGAAGCGTGCACCAACATCGTCGAATTCTATTATCTGGAAGACATCGTTTTATTCGAGCGCGACTATGTCGAAGCCGAGCAGCGCGCCTACAACGAAACAGCCATCGAAGATGACATCATCTGCCTGCGCATGAATCAGGGACGCCGCTCGCTGTATCAGCGCGGCATCGAAGAACACGGCCCGTATCAGTCCCCGACTGAAGATGGCATGTTGCACTTTCACGAGTACCTGCGCCGCAACCTGGCGCAGCACCTCTAA
- a CDS encoding leucine-rich repeat-containing protein kinase family protein: MNTLSMLRSGKLAGITRLDLSCGLSEFPPEIFELAETLEILNLSGNALSSLPDDLMRLKKLRVIFCSDNQFTEVPEVLGRCPGLEMVGFKANQISRLSAASLPPALRWLILTDNRLSELPAELGRCSRLQKLMLAGNRLQSLPETMAACRQLELLRISANGFESLPAWLLSLPRLAWLAFAGNPFSDGVESAMEQTKQPIFWHDLEVLQKLGEGASGVIHQANWHKAPVSAVAVKLFKGAVTSDGLPRSEKAACIAAGDHANLISVLGKVSGHPEGTKGLVMPLIDASFKNLAGPPSLESCTRDIYPDDTHFSLDEVLSMARGIADAAAHLHARGILHGDLYAHNMLWNGRGTCLLGDFGAASFMPSGEARCALQRIEVRAFSCYLAELLARCAPHSLLDALRALQGRCAQERVQDRPLFDDVAQALASLHAENHAV; encoded by the coding sequence ATGAATACACTCTCGATGCTGCGCAGCGGCAAACTGGCAGGCATTACACGGCTGGATTTATCGTGTGGGCTGAGTGAGTTTCCGCCTGAGATTTTTGAACTGGCCGAGACGCTGGAAATTCTAAATCTGTCCGGTAATGCCTTGTCGTCGTTGCCGGATGATCTGATGCGACTTAAAAAACTCCGGGTGATCTTTTGTTCCGATAACCAGTTTACCGAAGTGCCTGAGGTACTGGGCCGCTGTCCCGGTTTGGAGATGGTGGGTTTCAAGGCCAATCAAATAAGCCGTCTGTCTGCTGCATCGCTCCCCCCTGCGCTGCGCTGGCTTATTCTGACTGATAACCGGTTGAGCGAATTGCCTGCGGAGTTGGGGCGCTGCTCGCGCTTGCAAAAACTGATGCTGGCAGGAAACCGTTTGCAAAGTCTGCCTGAGACGATGGCCGCCTGCCGGCAGCTCGAATTGCTGCGCATTTCGGCTAACGGTTTTGAATCTTTGCCCGCGTGGCTGCTGTCCTTGCCGCGTCTGGCTTGGCTTGCTTTTGCCGGCAACCCATTTTCGGATGGAGTTGAGTCTGCGATGGAACAGACGAAGCAGCCGATTTTCTGGCACGACCTTGAGGTCCTGCAAAAATTAGGGGAAGGGGCATCCGGCGTGATTCATCAGGCAAACTGGCACAAGGCGCCGGTAAGTGCTGTGGCTGTGAAACTTTTTAAAGGCGCAGTCACGAGCGATGGTTTGCCTCGCAGCGAAAAGGCCGCCTGTATCGCGGCAGGCGATCACGCCAATCTCATTTCGGTGCTGGGCAAGGTCAGCGGACATCCTGAAGGCACGAAAGGCTTAGTGATGCCCTTGATTGATGCGAGCTTCAAGAATCTGGCCGGTCCCCCCAGTCTCGAGTCCTGTACACGCGATATTTATCCTGACGATACGCATTTTTCACTGGATGAGGTGCTCTCGATGGCGCGGGGTATTGCGGATGCGGCAGCACACTTGCATGCAAGGGGTATCCTGCACGGCGATTTGTATGCGCACAATATGTTGTGGAACGGGCGCGGGACGTGTTTGCTGGGGGATTTTGGTGCCGCGTCTTTTATGCCGTCGGGGGAGGCGCGCTGCGCGCTGCAACGCATCGAAGTGCGTGCGTTTTCCTGTTATCTGGCGGAGTTGCTCGCACGCTGCGCGCCGCATTCGCTACTCGATGCGCTCCGCGCGTTGCAAGGGCGTTGTGCGCAGGAACGGGTGCAAGACCGGCCGCTCTTTGACGATGTTGCGCAGGCTTTGGCAAGCTTGCATGCCGAAAATCACGCTGTCTAA
- a CDS encoding DEAD/DEAH box helicase gives MSLAKTYTLADVTRWYSMPELHKAKAYLNSITQLTVQPDRITAQVKGTAKLPYSVDIQFADDTSGLPGVKPACSCPVGYKCKHTAAVLLSALALPRAPVVNPALLDWVEAFRKAQAVPAKRKPKPVQRTERLCYVLQKTMYSDGYFIGTYKAKMSADGAIPAQLEEWNNIERALIKPPLFVADEDLAVLRMLLRQREKFDGNILLGKQGNEILLSVIESGRLFCMERVAGNRYVLSAPIRIKQGAVREAKLDWGADESGRMVPRIIRSGATVVVLPLPDATWYLDTGAGEIGLLKLSQTPAQIAQLLSMPPLREIDVPVVSDMLREMVPDLPAPTTARLRALDTTPVPMLFLDTSLPAYMGRFRGYGFGTQVRDWACVEFRYGEAVLRPDHPGEFVSLANGETVRVKRDQKLEQRFIQSLGRYGLEEMSRFGMAGAIPDQTMYGLESEKAWPQFMKIALIDMKAAGWDIVIPQGFRHHVLEVEAWVGEFDEQEDGWFSLNMGIVVNGQRLALAPMLHELFKVDPRWLDAILLDRMKDSEPIQLQLPEGGRVNVPAERIKPLARTLIELFDGKAPGDELRLSRYDVARIDALAGMERWQFKGVDAVASLAEKLKNTNGIEAVEPPAGFALQLRHYQLEGLAWLQFLRQQGLAGILADDMGLGKTAQTLAHLLLEKQSGRMDRPSLVVLPTSLIFNWKREAERFAPELKMLSLHGKERAEHFPLIAEHDVILTTYPLLWRDEAALLEHNYHLLILDEAQTVKNVSSQAAQVVRRLNARHRLCLTGTPLENHLGELWAQFDFLLPGLLGDAKSFTKTWRTPIEKHGNRMRRDLLAQRVRPFIMRRRKEDVATELPPKTLIVRTVELSGTQRDLYETVRIAMDQRVREEIAEKGFARSHIIILDALLKLRQVCCDPRLLKLTSAKKVKEHAKLDLLMEMLPELVSEGRRILVFSQFTSMLELIEGELTKEKLTYVKLTGDTQNREEVVRQFQDGEVPIFLISLKAGGVGLNLTSADTVIHYDPWWNPAVENQATDRAHRLGQTKNVFVYKLVVAGSIEEKILALQEKKAELAAGILSEDSAGLTKFGEADIAALLAPLPKDEEE, from the coding sequence ATGTCACTTGCCAAGACCTATACGCTCGCCGATGTCACTCGCTGGTATTCCATGCCTGAGTTGCACAAAGCCAAGGCATACCTGAATTCAATCACTCAGTTGACGGTTCAGCCCGACAGAATTACTGCGCAGGTCAAAGGTACGGCAAAGCTGCCCTATTCGGTTGATATTCAATTTGCTGACGATACCTCGGGCCTGCCGGGTGTGAAGCCTGCCTGCAGCTGTCCGGTCGGATATAAATGCAAACACACGGCAGCTGTCCTGTTGTCGGCCTTGGCGCTGCCGCGCGCGCCGGTGGTTAATCCGGCATTGCTGGACTGGGTGGAGGCGTTCCGCAAAGCGCAGGCGGTGCCCGCTAAAAGGAAGCCCAAACCGGTCCAACGTACCGAACGCTTATGTTATGTATTGCAAAAAACGATGTATTCGGACGGCTATTTTATTGGCACCTATAAAGCGAAGATGTCCGCTGACGGCGCGATACCTGCCCAGTTAGAAGAGTGGAACAATATCGAGCGTGCCTTGATTAAGCCGCCGCTGTTTGTCGCTGATGAGGATCTGGCGGTTTTGCGCATGTTACTCAGGCAGCGCGAGAAGTTTGACGGCAATATTCTGCTGGGTAAACAGGGTAACGAGATTTTGCTGAGCGTGATTGAGAGCGGGCGACTTTTCTGTATGGAAAGAGTCGCCGGCAATCGTTATGTGCTGTCTGCGCCGATCCGCATTAAACAGGGTGCGGTGAGGGAGGCGAAGTTAGACTGGGGGGCCGATGAATCCGGTCGCATGGTGCCCAGAATTATTCGCAGTGGTGCGACGGTTGTCGTGTTGCCGCTGCCGGATGCAACCTGGTATCTGGATACCGGCGCGGGTGAGATCGGTCTGCTCAAATTGTCTCAGACACCGGCACAAATCGCCCAATTGCTCAGCATGCCGCCGTTGCGTGAAATTGATGTGCCCGTGGTGTCGGACATGCTGCGTGAAATGGTACCTGATTTGCCGGCACCGACCACAGCGCGTCTGCGTGCGCTAGATACAACCCCTGTGCCGATGCTGTTTCTCGATACTTCTTTGCCTGCTTACATGGGGCGATTTCGCGGCTATGGTTTCGGTACTCAAGTGCGCGACTGGGCCTGCGTGGAATTTCGCTATGGCGAGGCCGTTTTGCGGCCCGATCATCCGGGGGAATTTGTTTCCTTGGCCAATGGTGAGACTGTGCGGGTTAAGCGGGATCAAAAACTTGAACAGCGATTTATTCAGTCGCTGGGGCGCTACGGATTGGAGGAGATGTCGCGGTTCGGCATGGCAGGCGCGATCCCGGATCAGACGATGTATGGTTTGGAGAGTGAAAAAGCGTGGCCTCAATTTATGAAGATCGCGCTGATTGACATGAAGGCGGCCGGCTGGGATATCGTCATTCCACAGGGATTCCGGCACCATGTGCTGGAAGTGGAAGCGTGGGTCGGCGAGTTCGATGAGCAGGAAGATGGCTGGTTCAGCCTGAACATGGGCATTGTGGTCAACGGTCAGCGGCTGGCGTTAGCACCTATGCTGCATGAGTTGTTCAAGGTCGATCCGCGCTGGCTGGATGCGATTTTGCTCGACCGGATGAAGGACAGCGAACCGATCCAACTGCAATTGCCGGAAGGCGGGCGAGTTAATGTACCGGCGGAGCGCATCAAACCGCTGGCCCGCACGCTGATTGAATTGTTCGATGGCAAAGCACCGGGTGACGAACTCCGCCTGTCCCGTTACGACGTTGCGCGCATCGATGCACTTGCCGGGATGGAACGCTGGCAGTTCAAGGGCGTGGACGCAGTGGCGAGTCTTGCCGAAAAACTCAAAAATACCAACGGAATTGAAGCCGTCGAGCCGCCCGCGGGCTTCGCGCTGCAACTGCGTCATTATCAGCTCGAAGGTCTGGCCTGGCTGCAATTTCTGCGCCAACAGGGCTTAGCCGGCATACTGGCTGACGATATGGGCTTAGGTAAAACGGCCCAGACGCTCGCGCATCTGTTGCTGGAAAAACAGTCGGGCCGCATGGACCGGCCGTCTTTAGTGGTGTTGCCGACTTCGCTGATTTTTAACTGGAAGCGTGAAGCCGAGCGTTTTGCCCCTGAACTCAAGATGTTGTCCCTGCATGGCAAGGAGCGGGCGGAGCATTTCCCGTTGATCGCTGAACACGATGTGATTCTCACCACCTACCCGTTGTTGTGGCGCGATGAGGCAGCCTTGCTCGAGCATAACTATCATCTGTTGATTCTGGATGAGGCGCAAACGGTCAAGAATGTCTCCAGTCAGGCCGCGCAAGTGGTGCGCCGTCTGAATGCGCGCCACCGCTTGTGTCTGACCGGCACACCGCTTGAGAATCATCTGGGCGAATTGTGGGCACAGTTTGACTTTTTGCTGCCGGGCTTATTGGGTGATGCCAAAAGTTTCACCAAAACATGGCGCACGCCGATCGAAAAACACGGCAACCGCATGCGACGCGATTTGCTGGCACAACGCGTGCGGCCTTTCATCATGCGCCGCCGCAAGGAAGATGTGGCAACAGAATTGCCACCTAAGACGCTGATCGTGCGCACCGTCGAATTGTCGGGAACGCAGCGCGACCTGTATGAGACGGTGCGCATCGCAATGGATCAGCGGGTACGCGAGGAAATCGCCGAAAAAGGTTTTGCGCGCAGTCATATCATTATTCTCGATGCGCTGCTCAAGTTGCGTCAGGTCTGCTGCGACCCGCGCCTGCTCAAATTGACCAGCGCAAAAAAGGTCAAGGAGCACGCCAAACTCGATCTGCTGATGGAAATGTTGCCGGAGTTGGTCAGTGAAGGCCGGCGCATTCTGGTATTTTCTCAATTTACCTCGATGCTGGAGCTGATTGAGGGCGAGCTGACCAAGGAAAAACTCACCTATGTGAAACTCACCGGAGATACGCAAAACCGCGAAGAGGTGGTGCGCCAGTTTCAGGACGGTGAAGTGCCCATTTTCCTGATCAGTCTGAAAGCGGGCGGGGTCGGGCTCAATCTGACATCGGCAGACACGGTCATTCACTATGACCCCTGGTGGAATCCGGCCGTAGAAAATCAGGCGACCGATCGCGCACACCGGCTGGGGCAGACCAAGAATGTGTTCGTCTATAAACTGGTAGTGGCCGGCAGCATCGAGGAAAAAATCCTCGCCTTGCAGGAAAAAAAGGCGGAGTTAGCCGCTGGTATCTTATCTGAGGACAGTGCGGGGCTTACGAAGTTTGGCGAGGCGGACATTGCCGCGTTGCTCGCGCCCTTGCCCAAAGACGAGGAAGAATAG